GTACTGCACCAGCGCCAGGTTGGCCTCGTTGTCCTCGATCACCAGGATGCACGCGGCCATCGTCAGCCCCCCGGCACGCGCAGGCTGAAGCAGCTGCCGCGGCCCGCCTCGCTGCGCACGTCGATCGTGCCACCGAGCAGGGCCGCGAGCTTCTGGCTCAGGTGCAGGCCCAGCCCGGTGCCTTCGGCGACCCGGCCCTGGCTGCTGACGACGCGGCTGAAGGCGCCGAACAGCTTGGCCTGGTCGTCGGTGCCGATGCCGATGCCGGTGTCGGTGACCTCGATCTCGAAGCCGCCGGCACGCGCGCGCAGGCCGACGTGGATCGAGCCGGCATCGGTGAACTTGATCGCGTTGCCGATCAGGTTGATGACGATCTGGTTGAGCATGCGGCGGTCGCTCTCGCACTGCAGCGCCGGCTCGGGCACGCTCAGCGTGAGCGCCAGGCCCTTGGCCACGGCCTGCGGGTGCAGCGTGCTGACCACCTCGTGCAGCAGCGCGCCGACGTCGAGCATCTCGAGGTGGATCTGGGCCTTGCCGGCCTCGATCTTGGCGACGTCGAGCAGGTCGTTGATCAGCGCCAGCAGGTGGCGCCCGCTGGCCTGCACGGTGCGCAGCTGGCGTTCCTGGTCGGGCGTGAGCGGGCCGGGCAGGCGCATCAGCAGCGTGCCGGTGAAGCCGATGATGGCGTTCAGCGGCGTGCGCAGCTCGTGGCTCATGTTGGCCAGGAAACGGGTCTTGGCCTCGTTGGCCGCGGCCAGCTCGACGTTCTTCTCCTGCAGCGCGCGCTCGAAGCGCTTGCGCTCGCTGATGTCGCGGATCGCGCTCATCACGAAGGCGCCGTCCTCGGTGCGCAGCGGGCCGAGGCTGATCTCGATCGGGAACTCGGTGCCGTCGCGCCGCAGGCCGGCCAGGTCGAGCCCCGAACCCATCGCCCGCTTGCGCGGCTGCAGGAAATACTGCGAGCGGTGCGCCACGTGCGCGTGGCGGTAGCGCTCGGGCAGCAGCTGGTCGACCGAGCGGCCGCGCAAGCCACCGGGCGGGTAGCCGAACAGGCGCTCGGCCTGGCTGTTGGCGATGACGATGTGGCCGGTCGGGTTGACCATCACGATGCCGTCGGGCGTGGACTCGAGCAGCTCGCGAAAACGCGCCTCCATCAGCTTGGCGTCGCGCTGCACCTTAATGAGGGTGACGTCCTTCTCGACCACCAGGATGCGCGCGGGCTGGCCCGGCGGCGCGGGCAGCATGCGGCTGGTGACGTCGACGCAGAGCAGCGAGCCGTCGCGGCGCCGGCGCACCGCCTCGCAGGTGCTCGGCCCGCCGGCCAGGGTGGTCGCCAGCCACGCGCGCTGCGGGCCGGCCTGGTCGTCGGGCACGACCAGCTCGATCAGGTCGTGCCCCAGCGCCTGGGCCGCCGAATGGCCGAACACCTCCTCGGCCCCGGCGTTCCACTGGAGCACGATCCCGGTCGACGAAAGCACGAAGCAGGCGTCAGGCAGATCGTCGATCGAGGCATCCAAAGTCGCAGATTCCCGCATGGCAGGACTCCTCCTTCGGGCCCCAGATGATGGTTCAAACTTGATATACGTTAACACTGGGCCGGAAACAGGCATCCATCTGGCTCCGGTCGGCGTCGTTCGTCAAGCGAACCGGCCGACA
This portion of the Leptothrix cholodnii SP-6 genome encodes:
- a CDS encoding PAS domain-containing sensor histidine kinase, coding for MRESATLDASIDDLPDACFVLSSTGIVLQWNAGAEEVFGHSAAQALGHDLIELVVPDDQAGPQRAWLATTLAGGPSTCEAVRRRRDGSLLCVDVTSRMLPAPPGQPARILVVEKDVTLIKVQRDAKLMEARFRELLESTPDGIVMVNPTGHIVIANSQAERLFGYPPGGLRGRSVDQLLPERYRHAHVAHRSQYFLQPRKRAMGSGLDLAGLRRDGTEFPIEISLGPLRTEDGAFVMSAIRDISERKRFERALQEKNVELAAANEAKTRFLANMSHELRTPLNAIIGFTGTLLMRLPGPLTPDQERQLRTVQASGRHLLALINDLLDVAKIEAGKAQIHLEMLDVGALLHEVVSTLHPQAVAKGLALTLSVPEPALQCESDRRMLNQIVINLIGNAIKFTDAGSIHVGLRARAGGFEIEVTDTGIGIGTDDQAKLFGAFSRVVSSQGRVAEGTGLGLHLSQKLAALLGGTIDVRSEAGRGSCFSLRVPGG